Proteins from one Bactrocera neohumeralis isolate Rockhampton chromosome 3, APGP_CSIRO_Bneo_wtdbg2-racon-allhic-juicebox.fasta_v2, whole genome shotgun sequence genomic window:
- the LOC126752104 gene encoding daxx-like protein isoform X1, giving the protein MSSVIVLDSSDEDEVPTKKAFIAPSIPATITPIKGTATKCSANVATNQLKHKKTKPRPIPSGITITRRSPVDVGSSNITNSNSVGRITVSNITETAAKISAETVAATSKLILSKTAATSLLKINANTAITSLKERQTPTPPRHLTQTLNIKQHPQQQQVASKQQQQQQQLPHLSQLPQLQPSPSVLRKRLSTASSPTQQLQMPPQQQPQPPKLQKSKQQQHNPPKLQLQKQQHTLKLDSQVRKISTPPATIGPSNITTTSTSNTTLMPLISSVQSMAAGATPPLQLLATPPHSAATTFSDHQLFSPKLMHTTCSLPPSTSVTAARTQLATSINTNINNNTNNSSNTSNNNKNINNNFKIMLPPKNSNNNVVSVNLTATSTASASAASLLATPVALQQSCSGPRIAYVNSLATQISPTINKANSNSLLNYPPKVKTSAAPVVPIAITPATSLVTLGITTASASITTTPASTNAQAGGVRRVKPTTLLRKNDEAWLKRAATTTTAAKNFKDDDLVLELLPHTSNTKTTSVEPVKNATKTQLLKTSKAPETTAKTTFIKSTFPLKIDLTESPEKTNTSRRNEIITISPTISPTQTKSLKNKSNTSISNGEAKIQQQPAKCTTPIANEKSGKTTEERLPLTSDYEELLKVCREADTSADMEKLVKTKLIKYYYNVHPDFVRSKGFGKNLRTVITNIQKEPDLVYLHLKTIVDELKVRSKNKETLLPALIKDEEKSDSPSGEKDKEKDTAVGGEDNGPPVDDISSTGNKHTDEQIKKLNKALYILTKRIEVLESAEVDWDEEDSSYLQVERFKKRACQIYEKICDLTGESKNAHRLVKKPIHFNGTTYTQFNKTLQAYINRTKEFPDYFDVLRMLEHCNRQYDYALANFEMKRIAHDAFVKVGKLLQSRRKTDLYETVTHFTAHEKDPATIDASLQAKLSENQKKRTRISDVIEKYAREQDMIKEELKEARQAKVAKVTNEDNAEDDDAVASTSANAAKIAALRKSKHKNESGDIGSNNDRRKDNDDTLDTDEEDDDDDEDEEDDEEQVNGSDLEADVEKLANGILSDVESDIEIVINSSTEETKERVEEDAKTPVNKTSTELSSTDNSASTKTKTVAKTDLVNTQKAVTVTKTDKESSAAIQTNYTVNNNLVRQKTADPLSNDQQKVTLKSTTAAKDIDGRQTTIAIANGRTKLGVTQSNANNPTAIAQAATIKIVSVSSLKNVNIMDSEDSSIDRMTTNRTTVQTKMQTPNTTMKEIKRQRTVAEIVISDEES; this is encoded by the exons ATGAGTTCTGTGATTGTATTGGATTCCTCGGACGAAGATGAG GTGCCAACAAAAAAAGCGTTTATTGCTCCATCAATTCCAGCCACGATAACACCCATAAAGGGAACGGCTACAAAATGTTCTGCAAATGTGGCAACAAATcaactaaaacataaaaaaacaaaaccacgTCCAATTCCCAGCGGCATAACAATCACCCGACGCAGTCCTGTTGATGTTGGTTCATCCAATATTACTAACAGCAATTCTGTTGGCCGAATTACTGTGTCTAATATTACTGAGACAGCAGCAAAAATTTCGGCGGAAACAGTAGCTGCAAccagtaaattaattttgtcaAAGACTGCAGCGACAagtcttttaaaaattaatgcaaatacTGCAATAACCAGTTTGAAAGAAAGACAAACACCCACGCCACCAAGGCATTTAACACAAACGCTAAACATAAAACAACACCCACAACAACAGCAGGTTGCGAgcaaacagcagcagcagcaacaacaattaccaCATTTATCACAATTACCGCAACTACAGCCATCACCGTCTGTGCTACGTAAGCGCTTATCGACAGCATCGTCACCTACCCAACAATTGCAAATGCCACCCCAGCAACAACCACAGCCACCAAAGTTGCAGAAATCAAAACAGCAGCAGCATAATCCGCCAAAATTGCAactgcaaaaacaacagcatACGCTGAAACTTGATTCACAAGTGCGAAAAATAAGTACACCACCGGCTACGATCGGTCCTAGCAACATTACAACAACTTCCACATCAAATACTACGCTGATGCCATTAATCTCGTCCGTGCAATCGATGGCAGCTGGCGCAACACCACCGCTTCAATTGCTAGCCACCCCACCACATAGTGCGGCTACAACGTTCAGTGACCATCAGTTGTTCAGCCCAAAATTGATGCATACAACATGTAGTTTGCCGCCGTCCACATCGGTTACAGCGGCGCGCACACAATTGGCCACCAGCATTAATacaaacatcaacaacaatacgaacaacagcagcaatactagcaataataataaaaatattaataataactttaaaattatgttaccaccaaaaaatagcaataacaatgtTGTTAGTGTAAATCTAACGGCGACATCGACAGCTTCGGCATCCGCAGCTAGTTTATTAGCCACACCAGTCGCATTGCAACAATCATGTTCCGGACCACGCATCGCATATGTAAATAGTCTTGCCACACAAATCAGTCCAACGATTAACAAAGCAAATAGCAATAGTTTGTTAAATTATCCACCAAAAGTCAAAACTTCGGCAGCACCTGTAGTTCCAATAGCAATCACACCGGCCACGTCGCTAGTAACGTTGGGCATCACTACAGCTTCAGCCTCAATTACAACAACACCGGCTTCTACAAATGCACAAGCAGGAGGTGTTCGTCGTGTTAAGCCGACAACATTATTACGTAAAAACGACGAAGCATGGCTAAAACGCGCCGCTACAACAACCACAGccgctaaaaattttaaagatgatGATTTAGTATTAGAACTATTGCCACATACGAGCAATACTAAAACGACGTCTGTGGAACCAGTTAAAAATGCGACAAAGAcgcaattattaaaaacttctaaaGCGCCAGAGACTACAGCAAAAACCACTTTTATTAAATCTACTTTTCCACTGAAAATAGACTTAACAGAATCACCTGAAAAGACAAACACTTCGCGTCGCAatgaaattattacaatttcaCCAACTATATCACCAACACAAACAAAATCGTTGAAAAATAAGTCCAACACTTCAATTTCCAACGGTGAAgctaaaatacaacaacaacctgCTAAATGTACAACTCCGATTGCTAAtgaaaaaagtggcaaaacGACTGAAGAGCGACTGCCGCTCACCAGTGATTATGAGGAGTTGTTAAAGGTGTGCCGCGAAGCGGACACATCGGCGGATATGGAAAAGCTTGTCAaaacgaaattaattaaatattattataacgTACATCCCGATTTCGTGCGTTCTAAGGGCTTTGGCAAGAACTTACGTACGGttataacaaatatacaaaaagaaccGGATTTAGTATATTTACACCTAAAGACAATAGTTGATGAGCTGAAAGTACGTAGTAAGAATAAGGAAACATTACTGCCGGCGTTGATAAAAGACGAAGAGAAAAGTGATAGTCCAAGTGGTGAGAAGGATAAAGAAAAAGACACTGCTGTTGGCGGCGAGGACAATGGACCACCTGTTGATGACATTAGCAGTACTGGCAATAAACATACCGATGAGCAGATCAAGAAGTTGAATAAAGCATTGTATATACTAACAAAGCGTATTGAGGTATTAGAATCTGCTGAGGTGGATTGGGATGAAGAAGATTCCAGTTATCTGCAAGTGGAACGTTTCAAAAAACGCGCATGTCAG ATATACGAGAAAATTTGTGATCTTACCGGTGAGAGCAAGAATGCACATCGTTTGGTAAAAAAGCCCATACATTTTAATGGCACAACGTATACGCAGTTCAATAAGACATTGCAGGCGTACATAAATCGCACGAAGGAGTTTCCTGACTATTTCGACGTGCTTCGTATGCTCGAGCACTGCAATCGACAGTATGATTATGCTTTGGCAAATTTCGAAATGAAGCGCATCG cgcACGATGCCTTCGTAAAGGTTGGAAAGTTGTTGCAGTCGCGTCGTAAAACTGATCTCTATGAGACCGTAACACATTTTACAGCACACGAAAAGGATCCGGCCACCATTGATGCGTCGCTGCAAGCAAAACTAAGTGAGAATCAGAAGAAACGCACACGCATTAGTGACGTGATTGAAAA atatgcgCGCGAACAAGATATGATCAAGGAGGAATTAAAGGAAGCACGTCAGGCAAAAGTTGCAAAAGTAACAAATGAAGATAATGCTGAGGATGACGATGCGGTTGCTAGTACCAGTGCCAATGCGGCGAAAATTGCGGCGTTGCGgaaaagcaaacacaaaaacgAAAGTGGCGATATTGGAAGTAATAATGATAGGAGAAAAGACAACGATGATACATTAGATACTGATGAagaagatgatgatgatgatgaagatGAGGAGGACGATGAAGAACAAGTGAATGGTAGTGATTTAGAGGCCGATGTAGAGAAACTAGCTAATGGTATACTGTCAGACGTTGAATCAGATATTGAAATTGTTATAAACAGTTCCACAGAAGAAACGAAAGAAAGAGTTGAGGAAGATGCTAAAACACCAGTTAACAAAACTTCAACCGAACTTTCATCAACTGATAATTCGGCGAGCACAAAAACGAAAACTGTAGCTAAAACAGATTTGGTGAACACACAAAAAGCTGTCACAGTTACAAAAACTGATAAAGAAAGCAGCGCGGCAATACAAACAAATTATACTGTAAATAACAATTTGGTGAGACAAAAGACTGCAGATCCATTATCCAACGATCAACAAAAGGTCACCCTCAAGTCTACTACGGCAGCAAAGGACATTGATGGCAGACAAACGACGATAGCCATAGCAAATGGGCGTACAAAGCTTGGTGTCACACAAAGCAACGCCAATAATCCTACAGCTATAGCACAAGCAGCaactataaaaattgtttccGTTTCcagcttaaaaaatgtaaatattatggATAGTGAAGACAGTAGTATAGATAGAATGACGACAAATCGCACTACGGTGCAGACGAAAATGCAAACCCCAAATACAACTATGAAAGAAATAAAACGGCAGCGCACAGTGGCAGAAATAGTAATTTCCGATGAGGAATCGTAG
- the LOC126752104 gene encoding daxx-like protein isoform X2, with amino-acid sequence MVPTKKAFIAPSIPATITPIKGTATKCSANVATNQLKHKKTKPRPIPSGITITRRSPVDVGSSNITNSNSVGRITVSNITETAAKISAETVAATSKLILSKTAATSLLKINANTAITSLKERQTPTPPRHLTQTLNIKQHPQQQQVASKQQQQQQQLPHLSQLPQLQPSPSVLRKRLSTASSPTQQLQMPPQQQPQPPKLQKSKQQQHNPPKLQLQKQQHTLKLDSQVRKISTPPATIGPSNITTTSTSNTTLMPLISSVQSMAAGATPPLQLLATPPHSAATTFSDHQLFSPKLMHTTCSLPPSTSVTAARTQLATSINTNINNNTNNSSNTSNNNKNINNNFKIMLPPKNSNNNVVSVNLTATSTASASAASLLATPVALQQSCSGPRIAYVNSLATQISPTINKANSNSLLNYPPKVKTSAAPVVPIAITPATSLVTLGITTASASITTTPASTNAQAGGVRRVKPTTLLRKNDEAWLKRAATTTTAAKNFKDDDLVLELLPHTSNTKTTSVEPVKNATKTQLLKTSKAPETTAKTTFIKSTFPLKIDLTESPEKTNTSRRNEIITISPTISPTQTKSLKNKSNTSISNGEAKIQQQPAKCTTPIANEKSGKTTEERLPLTSDYEELLKVCREADTSADMEKLVKTKLIKYYYNVHPDFVRSKGFGKNLRTVITNIQKEPDLVYLHLKTIVDELKVRSKNKETLLPALIKDEEKSDSPSGEKDKEKDTAVGGEDNGPPVDDISSTGNKHTDEQIKKLNKALYILTKRIEVLESAEVDWDEEDSSYLQVERFKKRACQIYEKICDLTGESKNAHRLVKKPIHFNGTTYTQFNKTLQAYINRTKEFPDYFDVLRMLEHCNRQYDYALANFEMKRIAHDAFVKVGKLLQSRRKTDLYETVTHFTAHEKDPATIDASLQAKLSENQKKRTRISDVIEKYAREQDMIKEELKEARQAKVAKVTNEDNAEDDDAVASTSANAAKIAALRKSKHKNESGDIGSNNDRRKDNDDTLDTDEEDDDDDEDEEDDEEQVNGSDLEADVEKLANGILSDVESDIEIVINSSTEETKERVEEDAKTPVNKTSTELSSTDNSASTKTKTVAKTDLVNTQKAVTVTKTDKESSAAIQTNYTVNNNLVRQKTADPLSNDQQKVTLKSTTAAKDIDGRQTTIAIANGRTKLGVTQSNANNPTAIAQAATIKIVSVSSLKNVNIMDSEDSSIDRMTTNRTTVQTKMQTPNTTMKEIKRQRTVAEIVISDEES; translated from the exons ATG GTGCCAACAAAAAAAGCGTTTATTGCTCCATCAATTCCAGCCACGATAACACCCATAAAGGGAACGGCTACAAAATGTTCTGCAAATGTGGCAACAAATcaactaaaacataaaaaaacaaaaccacgTCCAATTCCCAGCGGCATAACAATCACCCGACGCAGTCCTGTTGATGTTGGTTCATCCAATATTACTAACAGCAATTCTGTTGGCCGAATTACTGTGTCTAATATTACTGAGACAGCAGCAAAAATTTCGGCGGAAACAGTAGCTGCAAccagtaaattaattttgtcaAAGACTGCAGCGACAagtcttttaaaaattaatgcaaatacTGCAATAACCAGTTTGAAAGAAAGACAAACACCCACGCCACCAAGGCATTTAACACAAACGCTAAACATAAAACAACACCCACAACAACAGCAGGTTGCGAgcaaacagcagcagcagcaacaacaattaccaCATTTATCACAATTACCGCAACTACAGCCATCACCGTCTGTGCTACGTAAGCGCTTATCGACAGCATCGTCACCTACCCAACAATTGCAAATGCCACCCCAGCAACAACCACAGCCACCAAAGTTGCAGAAATCAAAACAGCAGCAGCATAATCCGCCAAAATTGCAactgcaaaaacaacagcatACGCTGAAACTTGATTCACAAGTGCGAAAAATAAGTACACCACCGGCTACGATCGGTCCTAGCAACATTACAACAACTTCCACATCAAATACTACGCTGATGCCATTAATCTCGTCCGTGCAATCGATGGCAGCTGGCGCAACACCACCGCTTCAATTGCTAGCCACCCCACCACATAGTGCGGCTACAACGTTCAGTGACCATCAGTTGTTCAGCCCAAAATTGATGCATACAACATGTAGTTTGCCGCCGTCCACATCGGTTACAGCGGCGCGCACACAATTGGCCACCAGCATTAATacaaacatcaacaacaatacgaacaacagcagcaatactagcaataataataaaaatattaataataactttaaaattatgttaccaccaaaaaatagcaataacaatgtTGTTAGTGTAAATCTAACGGCGACATCGACAGCTTCGGCATCCGCAGCTAGTTTATTAGCCACACCAGTCGCATTGCAACAATCATGTTCCGGACCACGCATCGCATATGTAAATAGTCTTGCCACACAAATCAGTCCAACGATTAACAAAGCAAATAGCAATAGTTTGTTAAATTATCCACCAAAAGTCAAAACTTCGGCAGCACCTGTAGTTCCAATAGCAATCACACCGGCCACGTCGCTAGTAACGTTGGGCATCACTACAGCTTCAGCCTCAATTACAACAACACCGGCTTCTACAAATGCACAAGCAGGAGGTGTTCGTCGTGTTAAGCCGACAACATTATTACGTAAAAACGACGAAGCATGGCTAAAACGCGCCGCTACAACAACCACAGccgctaaaaattttaaagatgatGATTTAGTATTAGAACTATTGCCACATACGAGCAATACTAAAACGACGTCTGTGGAACCAGTTAAAAATGCGACAAAGAcgcaattattaaaaacttctaaaGCGCCAGAGACTACAGCAAAAACCACTTTTATTAAATCTACTTTTCCACTGAAAATAGACTTAACAGAATCACCTGAAAAGACAAACACTTCGCGTCGCAatgaaattattacaatttcaCCAACTATATCACCAACACAAACAAAATCGTTGAAAAATAAGTCCAACACTTCAATTTCCAACGGTGAAgctaaaatacaacaacaacctgCTAAATGTACAACTCCGATTGCTAAtgaaaaaagtggcaaaacGACTGAAGAGCGACTGCCGCTCACCAGTGATTATGAGGAGTTGTTAAAGGTGTGCCGCGAAGCGGACACATCGGCGGATATGGAAAAGCTTGTCAaaacgaaattaattaaatattattataacgTACATCCCGATTTCGTGCGTTCTAAGGGCTTTGGCAAGAACTTACGTACGGttataacaaatatacaaaaagaaccGGATTTAGTATATTTACACCTAAAGACAATAGTTGATGAGCTGAAAGTACGTAGTAAGAATAAGGAAACATTACTGCCGGCGTTGATAAAAGACGAAGAGAAAAGTGATAGTCCAAGTGGTGAGAAGGATAAAGAAAAAGACACTGCTGTTGGCGGCGAGGACAATGGACCACCTGTTGATGACATTAGCAGTACTGGCAATAAACATACCGATGAGCAGATCAAGAAGTTGAATAAAGCATTGTATATACTAACAAAGCGTATTGAGGTATTAGAATCTGCTGAGGTGGATTGGGATGAAGAAGATTCCAGTTATCTGCAAGTGGAACGTTTCAAAAAACGCGCATGTCAG ATATACGAGAAAATTTGTGATCTTACCGGTGAGAGCAAGAATGCACATCGTTTGGTAAAAAAGCCCATACATTTTAATGGCACAACGTATACGCAGTTCAATAAGACATTGCAGGCGTACATAAATCGCACGAAGGAGTTTCCTGACTATTTCGACGTGCTTCGTATGCTCGAGCACTGCAATCGACAGTATGATTATGCTTTGGCAAATTTCGAAATGAAGCGCATCG cgcACGATGCCTTCGTAAAGGTTGGAAAGTTGTTGCAGTCGCGTCGTAAAACTGATCTCTATGAGACCGTAACACATTTTACAGCACACGAAAAGGATCCGGCCACCATTGATGCGTCGCTGCAAGCAAAACTAAGTGAGAATCAGAAGAAACGCACACGCATTAGTGACGTGATTGAAAA atatgcgCGCGAACAAGATATGATCAAGGAGGAATTAAAGGAAGCACGTCAGGCAAAAGTTGCAAAAGTAACAAATGAAGATAATGCTGAGGATGACGATGCGGTTGCTAGTACCAGTGCCAATGCGGCGAAAATTGCGGCGTTGCGgaaaagcaaacacaaaaacgAAAGTGGCGATATTGGAAGTAATAATGATAGGAGAAAAGACAACGATGATACATTAGATACTGATGAagaagatgatgatgatgatgaagatGAGGAGGACGATGAAGAACAAGTGAATGGTAGTGATTTAGAGGCCGATGTAGAGAAACTAGCTAATGGTATACTGTCAGACGTTGAATCAGATATTGAAATTGTTATAAACAGTTCCACAGAAGAAACGAAAGAAAGAGTTGAGGAAGATGCTAAAACACCAGTTAACAAAACTTCAACCGAACTTTCATCAACTGATAATTCGGCGAGCACAAAAACGAAAACTGTAGCTAAAACAGATTTGGTGAACACACAAAAAGCTGTCACAGTTACAAAAACTGATAAAGAAAGCAGCGCGGCAATACAAACAAATTATACTGTAAATAACAATTTGGTGAGACAAAAGACTGCAGATCCATTATCCAACGATCAACAAAAGGTCACCCTCAAGTCTACTACGGCAGCAAAGGACATTGATGGCAGACAAACGACGATAGCCATAGCAAATGGGCGTACAAAGCTTGGTGTCACACAAAGCAACGCCAATAATCCTACAGCTATAGCACAAGCAGCaactataaaaattgtttccGTTTCcagcttaaaaaatgtaaatattatggATAGTGAAGACAGTAGTATAGATAGAATGACGACAAATCGCACTACGGTGCAGACGAAAATGCAAACCCCAAATACAACTATGAAAGAAATAAAACGGCAGCGCACAGTGGCAGAAATAGTAATTTCCGATGAGGAATCGTAG
- the LOC126752106 gene encoding kynurenine formamidase, which yields MYAINVGGEGNEIDLNKEYSPTKNSKRFLEAGEPDKAVIEHFLKVTTKQTESARAKYKVRRDVSYGKSFNPNINTVDNQIVDIYYKDTENGTPIFVYIHGGYWQELDNSTSGSFVEPLVEQGFRVIAVDYNLCPSVSLATLNEQLKHFFEWLYAYASDTKASKISISGHSAGAYMMTLLFNNSLLKLPFADNTVSFFLISGVFDLRELWNLPSVNPANILNLDLVSAEELSPICWKLDEEFIELAKQIKLRIHVLVAENDSETFKGQSLAFAKKLSETGLEIVFKIFEGYDHFDIIENVPVKGSEINTYLLKNLV from the exons ATGTATGCAATAAATGTTGGTGGTGAGGGAAACGAAATTGATTTGAATAAGGAATATTCACCCACAAAGAATTCAAAGCGTTTTTTAGAAGCCGGCGAGCCTGATAAAGCAGTAATCGAGCATTTTTTAAAGGTCACAACGAAAC aaactgAGTCCGCACGCGCAAAATATAAAGTACGCCGCGATGTTTCTTATGGAAAGAGCTTTAATCCCAATATAAATACAGTAGATAACCAAATTGTAGACATATATTATAAGGATACGGAAAATG gcACACCTATTTTCGTTTATATACACGGTGGCTACTGGCAAGAATTGGATAATAGTACTTCTGGTTCTTTCGTAGAACCTTTAGTGGAACAAGGTTTTCGTGTAATTGCAGTTGATTACAATTTATGCCCCTCCGTGTCACTCGCCACACTTAACGAACAATTAAAACACTTCTTTGAATGGTTGTACGCATATGCAAGCGATACCAAAGCCAg taaaatatcAATAAGTGGTCATTCAGCCGGTGCCTACATGATGACGCTATTGTTCAATAACAGCTTACTAAAATTACCATTTGCTGACAATACCGTGTCGTTTTTCTTGATCAGTGGCGTTTTTGACTTACGTGAATTATGGAATTTGCCAAGCGTTAATCCGGCGAACATATTGAACTTAGATTTAGTAAGCGCCGAAGAACTCTCACCAATTTGTTGGAAACTGGATGAAGAATTCATCGAGTTAgcgaaacaaataaaattacgtATTCACGTTTTAGTGGCGGAAAATGACAGTGAAACATTTAAAGGACAGTCTCTAGCATTCGCAAAGAAATTAAGTGAGACTGGTCTAGAAatcgtatttaaaatatttgagggATATGATCATTTTGATATAATAGAAAATGTGCCCGTCAAAGGATCAGagataaatacatacttattaaaaaatttagtgtaG